The following are encoded in a window of Arthrobacter sp. OAP107 genomic DNA:
- the map gene encoding type I methionyl aminopeptidase — MIEILNPAELARAKVSGALVADILHTLKSRSAVGTNLLEIDRWAQAMILGAGADSCYVDYAPSFGRGPFGHYICTGVNDAVLHGLPRDYALADGDLLTLDLAVSKDGVAADAAISFIVGESKPAESVAMIDATERALSAGIAAAGPGARIGDISHAIGAVLSEAGYPINTEFGGHGIGSTMHQDPHVPNTGRPGRGFKLRPGLMLALEPWVMLDTARLVTDADGWTLRSATGCRTAHSEHTIAIMDDGAEILTLPTGN, encoded by the coding sequence TTGATCGAGATCCTGAACCCCGCCGAGCTGGCCCGAGCAAAAGTGTCAGGCGCCCTGGTCGCGGACATCCTGCACACGCTGAAGAGCCGCAGCGCCGTGGGCACGAACCTGCTGGAGATCGACCGGTGGGCCCAGGCGATGATCCTGGGGGCCGGAGCCGATTCCTGCTACGTCGACTACGCGCCGTCGTTCGGACGCGGGCCGTTTGGGCATTACATCTGCACGGGCGTCAACGACGCCGTGCTCCACGGACTGCCTCGCGACTACGCGCTTGCCGACGGCGATCTGCTGACTCTCGACCTCGCCGTCTCCAAGGACGGAGTTGCTGCGGACGCCGCCATAAGCTTCATCGTGGGCGAATCAAAGCCCGCGGAAAGCGTCGCGATGATCGACGCGACCGAACGGGCATTGAGCGCCGGCATAGCCGCTGCCGGGCCCGGTGCACGTATCGGCGATATTTCCCATGCCATCGGCGCTGTCCTCAGCGAGGCGGGATACCCGATCAACACTGAGTTCGGAGGTCATGGCATCGGGTCAACAATGCACCAGGACCCGCACGTTCCAAACACCGGACGCCCGGGCCGGGGGTTCAAGCTGCGCCCTGGCCTGATGCTGGCGCTGGAGCCGTGGGTCATGTTGGACACGGCCCGGCTCGTCACCGATGCCGATGGTTGGACGCTCCGAAGTGCGACGGGCTGCCGGACAGCCCACAGCGAACACACGATCGCCATCATGGATGACGGCGCCGAAATCCTCACCCTGCCGACGGGCAACTAG
- a CDS encoding helix-turn-helix transcriptional regulator produces MVRLPLTSEEVERGQRLGALLRRARGSRSMLETALDARVSPETLRKIESGRVATPAFPTIAAIAAVLGLSLDAVWAEMNQAEQGVEPAGSGHNAGERLAS; encoded by the coding sequence ATGGTCAGGTTGCCCCTCACATCCGAAGAAGTCGAGCGCGGACAGCGTCTCGGCGCCCTGTTGCGCCGCGCCAGGGGAAGTCGCTCGATGCTCGAGACCGCGCTCGATGCCCGTGTCTCGCCGGAGACCCTTCGGAAGATCGAGTCGGGCCGCGTGGCGACCCCTGCTTTCCCGACCATCGCGGCCATCGCCGCTGTCCTCGGCCTCTCCCTCGACGCGGTGTGGGCCGAGATGAACCAGGCGGAACAGGGTGTGGAGCCGGCTGGCTCTGGGCACAACGCGGGGGAGCGGTTGGCTTCCTAA